The following proteins are encoded in a genomic region of Oceaniferula marina:
- the tuf gene encoding elongation factor Tu, translated as MAKEAFERNKPHVNVGTIGHVDHGKTTLTAVITNVLAEQQGGEAKAYDEIDAAPEERERGITISTAHVEYETANRHYAHVDCPGHADYVKNMITGAAQMDGAILVCSAADGPMPQTREHILLARQVGVPALVVFMNKTDQVDDEELLELVEMEIRELLSDYEFPGDEIPIIAGSALKAAEGDEDQKANILKLMEAVDSYIPEPERPVDQDFLMPIEDVFSIEGRGTVATGRVERGIVKKMEEVEIVGIRPTQTTTVTDIEMFRKLLDEGRAGDNVGLLMRGLKKDDLERGQVIAKKGSVTPHTKFTGEIYVLSKDEGGRHTPFFSNYRPQFYFRTTDVTGSIKLPEGVEMVMPGDNISLEVELITPIAMEKAMRFAIREGGRTVGAGRVADILD; from the coding sequence ATGGCTAAAGAAGCATTTGAAAGGAATAAGCCGCACGTAAACGTCGGCACCATTGGTCACGTTGACCACGGTAAAACTACTCTGACTGCAGTTATCACCAATGTTCTTGCTGAGCAGCAAGGAGGTGAAGCAAAAGCATACGACGAAATCGACGCTGCACCTGAAGAGCGTGAGCGTGGTATTACAATTTCTACAGCACACGTTGAGTATGAGACGGCAAACCGTCACTACGCACACGTGGACTGCCCTGGTCACGCCGACTATGTGAAGAACATGATCACCGGTGCTGCTCAGATGGACGGAGCCATTCTTGTGTGTTCCGCTGCTGACGGCCCGATGCCTCAGACTCGTGAGCACATCCTGCTTGCTCGTCAGGTGGGTGTTCCTGCGCTGGTTGTTTTCATGAACAAAACCGACCAGGTTGACGACGAAGAGCTTCTTGAGCTCGTTGAGATGGAGATTCGTGAGCTTCTTAGCGACTACGAATTCCCTGGTGATGAAATTCCAATCATCGCTGGTTCCGCTCTTAAGGCTGCTGAAGGTGACGAAGACCAGAAAGCAAACATCCTTAAGCTCATGGAAGCTGTTGACAGCTACATTCCTGAGCCAGAGCGCCCAGTCGACCAAGACTTCCTCATGCCTATCGAGGACGTGTTCTCGATCGAAGGTCGTGGAACCGTTGCTACCGGACGTGTTGAGCGTGGTATCGTTAAGAAGATGGAAGAGGTTGAGATCGTGGGTATCCGCCCAACTCAAACCACCACCGTTACCGACATCGAAATGTTCCGTAAGCTTCTCGACGAAGGTCGTGCAGGTGACAACGTTGGTCTCCTCATGCGTGGTCTTAAGAAAGACGACCTTGAGCGTGGTCAGGTGATCGCCAAGAAGGGTTCTGTGACCCCACACACCAAGTTCACTGGTGAAATCTACGTCCTGAGCAAGGATGAAGGTGGCCGCCACACACCATTCTTCAGCAACTACCGTCCTCAGTTCTATTTCCGTACGACAGACGTGACTGGTAGCATCAAGCTTCCTGAAGGCGTTGAGATGGTGATGCCTGGTGACAACATTTCTCTTGAAGTCGAGCTCATCACTCCGATCGCTATGGAAAAAGCCATGCGCTTCGCTATCCGCGAAGGTGGCCGCACCGTTGGTGCTGGTCGTGTGGCCGACATCCTCGACTAA